A single genomic interval of Caretta caretta isolate rCarCar2 chromosome 23, rCarCar1.hap1, whole genome shotgun sequence harbors:
- the B3GNT8 gene encoding UDP-GlcNAc:betaGal beta-1,3-N-acetylglucosaminyltransferase 8 → MKGTKLLTATLALLTLLALKAYMDWSLEQPEHLPAPEPAWHPSPLPLTQPLGDDPAGLLLRLNASLQRLRHSVPEADAYWNRQLRGLFQALEGGPANGTWGCGDGPAAAAAIRDFASYPDQHRRFVLHAGCRSFPLLVNQPHKCAGNGTFLLLAIKSVPGNFAARQAVRETWGREGAHGGQPVRTIFLMGAAHGPHQPDLRRLIAAESQAYGDVLVWDFEDTFFNLTLKDFLFLGWALAHCPDARFVLKGDDDVFINTPRVLAYLGALDTRRARTLYTGQVMANASPFRQASSKYYIPESFYAGPYPAYAGGGGYIFSGRLAPALFLLAQHVAFYPIDDVYTGLCFQALGVRAEAHPEFQTFDIAEKDRADPCAHRQLLLVHRRSPPQTMQLWLQLRDPQLKC, encoded by the coding sequence ATGAAGGGGACCAAGCTGCTGACGGCGACCTTGGCCCTGCTGACGCTGCTGGCCCTGAAGGCCTATATGGACTGGAGCTTGGAGCAGCCCGAGCACCTGCCCGCCCCTGAGCCCGCCtggcaccccagccccctcccgctcACCCAGCCGCTGGGGGACGACCCGGCGGGGCTGCTGCTCCGTCTCAACGCCTCTCTCCAGCGGCTCCGCCACAGCGTCCCCGAGGCGGACGCCTACTGGAACCGCCAGCTGCGCGGGCTCTTCCAGGCGCTGGAGGGGGGGCCGGCCAACGGCACGTGGGGCTGCGGGGACGGGCCGGCCGCGGCGGCCGCCATCAGGGACTTCGCCTCGTACCCGGACCAGCACCGGCGTTTCGTGCTGCATGCCGGGTGCCGCAGCTTCCCGCTGCTGGTGAACCAGCCCCACAAGTGCGCCGGCAACGGGACcttcctgctgctggccatcAAGTCGGTGCCGGGCAACTTCGCCGCCCGCCAGGCCGTGCGGGAGACCTGGGGCCGGGAGGGGGCACACGGGGGGCAGCCGGTGCGCACCATCTTCCTGATGGGCGCGGCCCACGGCCCGCACCAGCCCGACCTGCGGCGCCTCATCGCCGCCGAGAGCCAGGCCTACGGCGACGTCCTGGTGTGGGACTTCGAGGACACGTTCTTCAACCTGACCCTCAAGGACTTCCTCTTCCTGGGCTGGGCGTTGGCGCACTGCCCCGACGCCCGCTTCGTGCTCAAGGGCGACGACGACGTTTTCATCAACACGCCGCGGGTGCTGGCCTACCTGGGGGCGCTGGACACGCGCCGGGCCCGGACGCTCTACACTGGGCAGGTCATGGCCAACGCCTCCCCCTTCCGCCAGGCCTCCAGCAAGTACTACATCCCCGAGTCCTTCTACGCGGGGCCGTACCCGGCCTACGCCGGCGGGGGCGGCTACATCTTCTCGGGCCGCCTGGCCCCGGCCCTCTTCCTGCTGGCTCAGCACGTGGCCTTCTACCCCATCGACGACGTCTACACCGGGCTCTGCTTCCAGGCGCTGGGGGTGCGGGCCGAGGCCCACCCCGAATTCCAGACCTTCGACATCGCCGAGAAAGACCGGGCCGACCCCTGCGCGCACCGGCAGCTGCTCCTGGTGCATCGGCGCAGCCCGCCGCAGACCATGCAGCTCTGGCTGCAGCTTCGCGACCCCCAGCTCAAATGCTGA